One Bythopirellula goksoeyrii genomic window, GAAGGCCTGGCAGCCGGACGATGAAAACACGCGGCTGATCGCCAACTTGTCCCAGCAGCGGCGTAAGCTCGTCGACGGTCAAACGAAACTGCGACTGCAGCTAACGGCCCTCTTGAAGTCGTGTTTTCCGGTCGTTTTGGAGCTTTTCGGCAAGCAGCACCAGCTACCCCTGTTGCTCAGTGTGCTGTGTCGATGGTCCGACCCTCGCCAGTTACGGCGCGCCGATCGTCGGCTCATTCGCCGCGTCCTGAGTGAGCACTCCGTACGCAACGAACATCAGCAGAAGGAAATCCTCGAGCGGATTCGTGCGGCCCAGCTACTGACCCGCGATGACGCGCAGATTACCCCATCGGCGATGGCGGTCATGCTGTTGGCCCATCAGATCCAACAAACTCTGAAGACGATTGAGGAGTTTGATGCCGCGATCGACGAAGCGATGAAGCAACATCCCGACGCGCACTTGTTCACAAATCTGCGTGGCGCCGGCAGCGCGCTGGTGCCACGCCTCCTCTGTGCCTTCGGCTCGCAGCGGGATCGCTGGGAAGATGCCGACAGCCTAGCGTCGTTCAGTGGGATTGCCCCTGTGACGAAGCAGAGTGGCAAACAACGCCACGTCCACCGGCGATTCGCTTGTCCCAAGTATCTCCGGCAGACGTTTCACGAGTTTGCCGACTGTGCACGACGGTTTTGTCCGTGGAGCAAAGCCCGCTATCGCATGCTCCGCGGCATGAAGCATCACGCGGCGCTGCGAAAGATAGCCCGTAGCTGGATCAGAATACTGTTTCGCGTCTGGAAGACACGAGTACCATTCGACTGTGATCGCTACATCGCCAACCTGAAACAACGCTGCCCAGATATCATTCCCTACCTCGCCCAAGAAAGCTAAAAATTATCCCCAAGATCCCTTGCCTAGAACTCAGATGTCTGCGGTCTGCCGGCCGGGTAGTCGATCTGAATCGGGCCATCCTGCAGATTCGAGAAATTGAAGATGTAGGGAGTGGTCAAATTACCGGTGACGATTCCGCGTTTCTCCTTGAGCGACCGGAGAACCACGAAATCGGTATCCTTGGTGACGCCGAAGGCATCACCCTGGGCGTCGCGCCACGCGGTGATGCTGACCAGTGGGGTCGACCACAAGTAAAGCTGGCAGGCCCGCTGGTAGTCCATCTCGTCGAACAGCCGCTGCGAGACGTCGTCTGCAAAGTAGCTGTCTTCGAGTTCGATCTCCCCGATGGGCGTGGAGATCGTCTCGTCACCCTGCAAGGATGCATCGGCCAGATTGATAGGGGCTCCATCCCCGAAAGCGATCGGAGCCAGACCTAAAGTCAGCGCTGATGTGAGGAGAACTAGTCGAATATCGCGGGAGCTGTATTGCAAAGCAACCTCTACTTTCATTAGGAGTGATTTGAACGGAGGAAATACTTATCCGAAGTAGAT contains:
- a CDS encoding IS110 family RNA-guided transposase, producing the protein MNQPTAQRGLFIGIDWADQKHDIHAIDREGKGFHQQLEHSAESIDAWVAEMLKLAGGQPIAIMLEQSRGVLIYALMFRENVLLYPVNPKQLARYRDSYPGGGKSDPTDAMYLARMLLERITTLKAWQPDDENTRLIANLSQQRRKLVDGQTKLRLQLTALLKSCFPVVLELFGKQHQLPLLLSVLCRWSDPRQLRRADRRLIRRVLSEHSVRNEHQQKEILERIRAAQLLTRDDAQITPSAMAVMLLAHQIQQTLKTIEEFDAAIDEAMKQHPDAHLFTNLRGAGSALVPRLLCAFGSQRDRWEDADSLASFSGIAPVTKQSGKQRHVHRRFACPKYLRQTFHEFADCARRFCPWSKARYRMLRGMKHHAALRKIARSWIRILFRVWKTRVPFDCDRYIANLKQRCPDIIPYLAQES
- a CDS encoding DUF1254 domain-containing protein, with the protein product MQYSSRDIRLVLLTSALTLGLAPIAFGDGAPINLADASLQGDETISTPIGEIELEDSYFADDVSQRLFDEMDYQRACQLYLWSTPLVSITAWRDAQGDAFGVTKDTDFVVLRSLKEKRGIVTGNLTTPYIFNFSNLQDGPIQIDYPAGRPQTSEF